Proteins encoded together in one Pseudomonadota bacterium window:
- a CDS encoding sphingosine kinase: MPVAIIINDAAGSDTTGEARARIAEAFHNLGADAHFLIASSGEEIVDLARRAAAGDAGPVVAGGGDGTVSAVASVLIETDRTLGVLPLGTLNHFAKDLNIPLALGDAVRTILGGTVAQVDVGEVNGRFFLNNSGLGLYPMVVRNREKLQDRLGHGKWPAFLWAALSVLRRYPFLVVRVNADDHESVRRTPFIFIGNNEYETAGFEIGTRKRLDAGRLCLYMARRTGRLGLLRFALRALAGTLQNEKDFDALRTEEVCIETKRKRVHVATDGEVTLMPTPLHYRVRP; the protein is encoded by the coding sequence ATGCCCGTCGCGATCATCATCAATGACGCCGCGGGATCGGACACGACCGGCGAGGCGCGGGCGCGCATCGCGGAAGCGTTCCACAATCTCGGCGCCGATGCGCATTTCCTGATTGCGAGCAGCGGGGAGGAGATTGTGGATCTGGCACGCCGTGCGGCCGCCGGGGATGCCGGCCCAGTGGTCGCCGGAGGCGGGGATGGGACGGTCAGCGCCGTGGCGTCCGTCCTTATCGAGACCGATCGCACGCTCGGGGTGCTGCCGCTCGGGACGCTCAATCACTTCGCCAAGGATCTCAATATTCCGCTCGCCCTGGGCGACGCCGTGCGCACGATCCTCGGGGGTACGGTGGCGCAAGTGGATGTCGGGGAGGTCAACGGCCGGTTCTTTCTCAACAACTCGGGTCTCGGACTCTATCCGATGGTCGTACGCAATCGCGAGAAGCTGCAAGATCGCCTGGGGCACGGCAAGTGGCCGGCGTTCCTGTGGGCGGCGCTCTCCGTGCTGCGCCGCTACCCCTTCCTCGTGGTGCGCGTGAACGCAGACGATCACGAATCGGTGCGGCGCACTCCGTTCATCTTCATAGGCAACAACGAATACGAGACCGCGGGATTCGAGATCGGCACCCGCAAACGCCTCGATGCGGGACGGCTATGTCTCTACATGGCACGCCGTACCGGGCGCCTTGGGCTCCTGCGCTTCGCCCTGCGCGCCCTCGCCGGCACGTTGCAAAATGAGAAGGATTTCGATGCGCTCCGCACCGAAGAGGTCTGCATCGAGACGAAGCGCAAGCGCGTGCACGTCGCTACAGACGGTGAGGTCACCCTGATGCCCACCCCGCTCCATTACCGGGTTCGCCCCG